Genomic window (Primulina eburnea isolate SZY01 chromosome 8, ASM2296580v1, whole genome shotgun sequence):
CGAATACCATTCTGGACAGAATGTAGTAGTAGATTGTCACTTAGTGATATCACCCCCATTCTTTATTTGGTAGTCATCTAACAGTTTGGCATCCTGCAAATTTTCAAACTGTTCTTTTGGTTTCATTGTTAATTCATCGGATAAGCTTTTGTTATTGTTGACCCTTTGCATGCTAATATGTGACCACACAAACCATTGGTGATTTAATTTGACGTATATTGTTCTGAATTAATTTGTGGTGTAAGTATCATAGTTTGTGATTaccattatttttaattattcctTTCTCAAACCAAAAGGTTCTTTGCTTCCATCGAATACCATTCTGGACAGAATGTGGTGGTAGATGGTCATGGACAGACAGGCATCCTGCAAAATTTCTAACTTTTCTTTATGGTTTCATTGTTAATTCATCGGATAAGCTTTTGTTATTGTTGACCCTTTGCATGCTAATATGTGACCACACAAACCATTGGTGATTTAATTTGACGTATATTGTTCTGAATTAATTTGTGGTGTAAGTATTATAGTTTGTGATTaccattatttttaattattcctTTCTCAAACCAAAAGGTGCTTTGCATTCATCGAATACCATTCTGAACAGAATGTAGTCGTAGATGGTCATGGACAGACATTCCACTTAGTGATATCACCCCCATTCTTTATTTGGTAGTCATCTAACAGTTGTTTGGCACCCTGCAAATTTTCAAACTGTTCTTCATGGTTTCATTGTTAATTCATCGGATAAGCTTTTGTTATTGTTGATCCTTTGCTTGCTAATATGTGACCACACAAATCATTGGTGATTTAATTTGACGTATATTGTAATGAATTAATTTGTGGTGTAAGCATTATAGTTTGTGATTaccattatttttaattattcctCTCTCAAACCAAAGGGTGCTTTGCATCCATTGAATACCATTCTGAACAGAATGTAGTTGTAGATGGTCATCGACAGACATTCCACTTAGTGATATCATCACCCCATTCTTTATTTGGTAGTCATCTAACAGTTGTTTGGCATCCTGCAAATTTTCAAACTGTTCTTTACGGTTTCATTGTTAATTCATCGGATAAGCTTTTGTTACTGTTGACCCTTTACATGCTAATATGCGACCACGCAAACCATTTGTGATTTAATTTGATGTATATTGTTCTGAATAAATGTTTTCTGTGACGTTATTAATTATGATGACTCCATACTTCCAATTTCTAAAAGAAAATTACAGGCAGGTATGCATCTTGGTGGGCTACTTTTTTTAGAATTTAGTTTGTACAGTCATCCAGATTGTTAAAACTCTAATTTTTATTCTACAACAAACTTTTGTGGCTTCTACGCTCATAATAGCTCTCTTtcatttttatatgttatttAAATATCATAGGTtgaaggacaaactgaagaagTTATATTTGATCACCTTCATGCCACTGCTTTCCAGTACACGCCTTTGGGTCGAACAATACTTGGACCCGCTGAAAATATCAGGACAATTGGAAAAGAACATCTACGTAATTACATAACATCTCACTACACTTCTCCAAGATTGGTACGTAGAACCACAATTATGCTTTTCTCCATTGGGCTCCACCAATCTGTGGCATGGTAGCTTGGATAATCTTGTTCTCTGATTATGGAAATCTCTTAATCTTCTCTTATTGGATTGTATAGGTTATTGCTGCTGCAGGTGCTGTCAAGCATGAAGATATTGTTGAGCAAGTGAAGAAATTATTTACGAAGTTGTCAACAGACCCGACAACAACTTCTGACTTAGTTGCTAAAGAACCTGCAATATTCACTGGCTCAGAGGTATTCATGTATTGTTTGAATGCTTGATGATCACAAGTAGTAACAGTGTTTGAAGAGAGCAATGCACAGCAATCTCAGTCACATGACTTGTATTTGGATATATAGATCAGGATGATTGATGATGGCATTCCTCTAGCACAATTTGCGGTTGCTTTTGAGGGGGCCTCTTGGACAGATCCAGATTCAATTGCTTTAATGGTCATGCAGTCGATGTTGGGTTCTTGGAATAAAAATGCTGGTGGTGGGAAGCATATGGGGTATGTACTCACTAACCTCATCATGATTGCTAATCTGATTTcattttgaaaatgtttatgattttcaCTGCTAGTCACATTCATTAATTTGGTTTTATTCTGTGATACAGTTCTGAACTTGCTCAGAGGGTAGGTATCAATGAAATAGCGGAGAGCATGATGGCTttcaataccaactacaaaGACACTGGTTTATTTGGTGTTCATGCTGTTGCCAAGGTGGGTTTTCTGCGTGCGATAAAGAGGAGGCAGTTGAGCTTTTATTCTGAATTAAGTACATTGAGCCCAACAAGGATTCATAAAATGAATTTGTTTTTTGCTCATTATTTTCCAAGATACCTAGTTACTAGTGTTAATGGGAAATGCTATTTACTTGATTATGCTGCACTTTTTTCAACGCATTGTTGGCAatatatttgatcaaattaTACCTCCCTTCACTTTATTTCTCGCCTCCAAGCCTTAGATGCACCCACCCTtccacatttttttaaaataattgaatttgGGAGTGGAACTGTTTATTCTTGAAGCAgttaaaaattatttacttGGTCTGATTTGTATTATTTCCTTTTTTGAAGCCTGATTGCTTGGATGATTTGGCCTATGCAATTATGTATGAGATAACCAAGCTATGTTATCGAGTATCAGAAGCTGATACGATTCGTGCTCGTAACCAGGTTGTTTTTTTAAGTCGTGGTGTCACCTTGTTGTACCTTTTATAATGAGTTTCTATATGGTGGCTACCATCTGGTTTTACTGCGAACTTATTTTGTTAACTATGTTGGTGTCCTTGAGGTAGAATAATGAGTTTTTATTTATGCATAGTTTAACTCATATTGTGGGTCTTCTGCAGTTGAAATCTTCGCTGCTGCTTCACATTGATGGAACCAGTCCAGTTGCTGAAGATATTGGCCGTCAGGTATAATTTGGTATCtgagaattaaatattttagtgagaTAGACTATGCATGATGGACGTATGCGTAATATGTTTCTTTATAATTTTGGAGTTAACTTATTGGTTAAACTTAGCTTCAACTCTTCTTTAAGATGTTTACTTTTTATGTAGCTTTTGTGGTTTGGGCTAGGGATTAACATATTAATTGGCTCGATAAGCTTGCAGTTCAGTGATACTCTAGTTTTTATTGCATGGTATACCGTGTACTTCGATATCTTGGTGTTCATGGAGTGGTAATCTGTGCTTTTCAAGTGGAAGTGGCAATTTAAAGTCGGTATTGTATCTTCTTGTATTACCCTATCTTTTCCAGCAAGTATTTGACCATATTGGCTTCCTCAATAAAATGCTCATAAGAATTTAACCGATCAGTCTATCGAACTTTAGTGCTTGATCAACAAAGACCTGTGCTTTTCATTTGTCTCCTCCCGAGATCTGTGTGTTGGTCATTTTCTTGGGATTAGGTTTAACTGTAATTATATTGGTTCATTTTAATCCTATTCTATAAATGAATGAATGGTAACGTATTTCTGCGAAACAGTATTGTAATCTGTTTTTGTACGAGTTATTCTTCTTAAAAAGAGAATTTATTTTCTTCCTGATTGCAGCTGCTTACATATGGTAGAAGGCTCTCGTATGCTGAACTTTTTGCCCGGATAGATTCTGTAGATGCTAGCACTGTCAAACGTGTTGCTAACCGATTTATATTCGATAGAGTAAGATCGATTTTTAGATCAGAGcttcaataaaattatttggTTCTCCATTAGATTTAAATTGCATTCAATCCTCTTGCTTTTTGTGCAGGACGTCGCAATTACTGCGATGGGGCCTGTCCAGGGGCTGCCAGACTACAACTGGTTCAGACGCAGGACCTACTGGCTTCGTTACTAGGTTTCTTTTCTGTTCAAAATGGCGTTTTCTTTAGTTCCATTTGTAAAATACCCGGTTGTGCTCCAGCGACTGCGCACACAAAGCATAAATGGAGGCTCgatttattttgattttgccCATCAGTTTTGAGATTaatatgaataataataatccaACTGTACACAGTTATATGGCATGGCTCTTATTGACAGGAAATTCTATTTTTTCCCTTGGTGTGAATTAGTTTTGGCATTGTTACGTAGAGGCTACTTGGTAAAAGGATGATATAGCGCACAAGAAAATCTGAATTCAGTACGGCATCCTTTCACTGGTGTATTTGATAATCTTTTCAGAACGAATGAATAAAATTGGCGCAGGCATCGACaataaaaaccaacaaaaaccaaCTCTATGACATAAACAAAGACAACTTATTATTGTATTGTAATACTTGAAAGAGTATCAAGGACACCAACTGTGACATAACCCCATTACAACCTACAACATTACATTTTACAAACTCGCCGGCAGAATGAAGCAATCgtaacaattattattattattcacgaAAAACGTATAAAATGGCACCTAATGCACATTAGGGAACCCATATGGATCATTGGCCATATTAGGCAGTGTCTTTTTGTCAATTTTGACATACTGATTCTTCACTTCCAATCAAGCATATCAAGAAGCCGTAATACTTGATCCTCAGAGTCGGCAACATCGCAGAAATCCAATTCAATCCCGAAAACATCAACAATCCCTTCATCACCATGGTCCATGAAAAGCAAGGAGACCCAGGCCCTTATACCAGACACAAAAGGGTGTGCTGGTGAAAAATCAAGATAATCAAAAGCCAAGGCACGATGTGCTGAGCGATCTATATAATCAAAAATCGACTTGTTGATTACACAAGCAACTTTCTTCGGATCCCTCTGACCCACGAGTACAGAAACACTAACAGTCTGATCAAAAGGAATGTTGAATCTTGGTTGCACAGAACATGTCATCTTGTATTCTGGACCCTTCAGGTGAAATCTAAGCATGTCGCAGATTCCAGGGGGCAGAGTCCCAATACCCTTTTGTAGAACAGGGCCCGGCACCACTTCTGAAAGAATCAACCTATCTTCACTCCATATGTCAATGTAAAATTCCAAGTCATTGAAGGACAGTCTTGGGGGAAGAAGGGCTCTACCCGGTCTCTGCTTGTAGAAGGTTTTAAATAGCTTGTGGTATGTTGAAGTTGGAGGAGAAGATTTTTTGCAGATTGATGGCCATCTTCTCGCACAAAGACATTTCCAAAAATAATCGTCCTGAGCAGTCTCTAGCCACTGCTTACAGACTAACATACATGACACAAGGTCTTTGCCTTCTAGAAGTGGGAAAACAACCTTCAAAATCTCCTCAAATGGCATCTCCACGAGTAAAAGGAATACTTCTCATCCAAAAACTTTTAATTCAACACTTTTGCCATTAAGTTGTAGAACAACTGACTCACAACCATTCCTGGAAAAGTGGAAATTTAATAAAGTTAGGCGTCAACTGCCTATGTCACATGAAATGGTACACTAAAATTCCGCTACATCCAGATTCTAGCATGAGAACGCAGCAAGAAAAAGTGACCTGATGATGGTTTTTTTACTAACAAGGCCAAACAATAAATATGAGGTGAACAAGGCCAAACAATAAATATGAGGTGAACAAGGCCAAACAAAGATTACGATTTTGATATCTCATACCGCATCAGAAACATCATTTAAATCCCATATACACTCACTAAGTGGCGGAGCCACATGCATGAATACCTGGGCTAaagccaatttttttaaaaaaattatgtaaattttgtataattttggaatAAAATGTTAATAGTCCgagtagatcaatttaaaatattaaaaaattctaAAGCTTAAATTCTAGTAGCCATATTTCTGGCTCCGCCACAGCACTCACTTGACATGTCTTAATGCACGCCCCTAACAGCTTAACTTTCATCAGCATATACAGGTTCCCACATAgtaaaactaaaataataaatactgCTGCTCGACGCCAAGCTCCATTAAACAACATATCGACCAGACGACCACCAAATTAATGCCGCTGTTTTAGAATGATATATAACCAACAGCTGTAACTTGGAAATCAATGGATAAATCCAAAGTTTCAGAGCATCTAGATCATGCAAAAATAGCACAAGAATAAGCAATTCAAATATACTCTTCTATGGTAAGCCAATGAATTTAAGAATTTAACTGACACCGCATTAGGAATCAGGCAAAACCCAAGAAAAAGTATGAACGATTATGTTTTTTgagtaaaaaagaaaaaaaagcaaCAACTTGAAATCGGCAATTGAAATACAATCAAACCCTAACTAATGAATTGATAGCAGtgttaaagcataaaatcaccACTAAAATGACTTCACCGAGTCCTGAGAAACAGAAACGGAGATCCACGAAGAGGAATTGATTACGCTGGATCGTCAAAAGTAGAATAGTATGAAATCATTGAAATAATGGATCTTGTTCGGGTTTGGGCTTTGGCTTAAGCTGGTCAGTAATTACCTTTGGGATGGACAATGAGATTGGGCTTGATCTAGTAAATGGGCTCATCTTGTCTTCTGAAAAAGCTTGTGCCCATTTTAATCCAATTACGCTGGTCGCTGGGAATGTGGATTCGAAAATTTAAGTGCAAAGTCATGTTTCATTTTGAATAGTATAATATAAACTAATTAAAACAACGTGGAACATTGAAAAGAAAACGGGCATTTGGTCTAGTGGTATGATTCTCGCTTAGGGTGCGAGAGGTCCCGAGTTCAATTCTCGGAATGCCCCTCTGTTTTTAACCATTGtttcttcatttttcttcttttgaCAAGTGATCCTATATTGTGCTTGGTCTTCAATGGATAGtttttcttaatttaatttatttatgaaGTACATTTTCTTCTCTTGCAATACAGATTTTGAGCAGATATTTAGTGAAGAAATCATATGCGGAATCTAATGACAGCGGACAATTTTCCTAGGGTTTCATCCTCTGAATCCGATTCTTCTTCAACCAAGCAAAGGTGCGGTGTCTTGATTTTATGGCATGATTCTTTGATTAAGTCCCTTTTGACGGTCTATTTCGAAAACtttgattatttgttctttGATCTATGAGGATCGTGTTCAATTTATATTCTTTGTGCAAAAAGATTTTTGAATTTGATAGAGGTCGTTGACACTGAACCGGAGAAAGGATTGTCAATTTTACTTCCATTTGTTAGTCCGAAGCATTCTGTTGAATGGATCATAAAAATAGGAAAGAGCAGAATGACTACTACTTTGATGTTATTCAGTTGTACAAGTATTCTAGCGAGTTATTTTTTTGCCATCACATCATCTTTGGGTCAGCATTAGCAGCAAAATATATCGAAGCTTTGAAGATAATTAAATAGTAGTGCTTCATAGAGTGGAGTCCCTTTTTAATTGGACTTTgatttattagaacttgtattttCATCCCTATTTGCCATTATTTACTCTCTCAACCCGTTAGCCCACCAGCAATAACTGATCCAATAAGGGTTGCTGCCTGCTGGGCTTTAACATCATATACTTTAATTGCAGAAAAAGAAGAAAGTGGGATCAGCCAGATGAGAGGTTGATTTCTGATGGAGTATTGACAAATATTGGAACTTTGGCCGGGATAGTTTTGCCCACTGTCTCTCCCTTATCTGGTGCTGCGGTTGCTTCCCCATTTTCCCCATCTGTTGCCAACCCATCGCAAGTAGTTCAGGTGCCTTTGCAGCAAGTTGCTGCGACCATTGTCCAAAATCTTGTTCAAAGAAGCCCTTTTTCTAGAACCCTTTGTTTTTTGTAAAACTTAATTTATGTCCTCATATTTGTTTTATCTTCCTTTTGGCTTGGTTATGGTTCCATTCTAGTATTTTATTGTGATGTTTGAGTTTCTTTGAGCAATGCCCTTGCTAGAATCTTCAGAGGTTCGTTATTTTCAGCCTATTTTATCCTCATGTTTTTTTTGTTTCTACTTATAGTCTAGAATCCAAGATGAATTAATATCAAGAGAGATTATGATAAATGATGCTGATTCTGCCATACGTTATAAGCTTACAAAGCGTCAAACACAAGAAGAGGTAAATCTTAGTCTTTGGTTTGTGTAACCTAGGAGCTTTTATAGATACCCAAATTATGCCATTCCAATTTTAGGTTCCTGTTTATTGGTATTTGCTCTTGCTGGGAAATATTATGTTACTCAATACTTGCAGATTCAGAAGTGCACAAGTGCGGTGGTGATTACCCAGTGAGTAATGCTGGCAATGGACTTACTCGTTGGTTTCATTTCTCACTTCCCGTATGGTTTGTTTTTGGAATGAAATTTACAGTGGCAAATATCGGCCTCCTAATGCACCCCCTGATGGTGAAAGACCTCTATATCTTCATGTATCTGCAGCGGCACATGTtagtatatatttttttatattggaTGTGAGTGAAAAAATGATTACGTTTTTACTAGATGTTGAGTTTGATTCAGGGAAGGATTTCACTCTTTTGAAACACTTTTTATTCAATTTGGTCACAGTTTTTAGCTTGTTGGTAGAGAActtatgatattttttaataaatcttATGATACATAGTGAGTGCAGAGTGgaagaaaaattatatttttccaaTGACAGCATTATATCGTTCTACATACAACTATATTTATTTGTTGGATCTAGGTTTCAATTTTTTTAGGTTTCCTTCCTGAACCATGATTATACATGAAAACTAGAATTATATAGTTTCATTTGAATGGACTTGGTTCTTGGATAGTTCACAAAAAACcagtaaaaaatttgaaaattggaATGGGAATGATTTGATCAAATTTAGAAGCTTTAATATTATTCACGAGTCAGTAATGAATTTTAGAAGCTTGTCTCATAAAGGCATCTTTTTATGTATATCAATGGCGCTTTTCTTACTTCACCGTTTTCTGCTATAATATCATGGTTTGAGTATAAGATGGTTCACCCGCTTTTAGTTgatctgaaaataaaaaatcgCAGCTGTTAATGCAATATTAGTTCCATTATTTTTGTTAATGAAATGTAGTCCTGTACTTCTGTTGTACAAACAAAAACCTTAACCTGAGGCGACCTTTGGATTTCTTTGTTTTGACAATTTGATCTGCATCATTGAATATTCCATTGGTATCATG
Coding sequences:
- the LOC140838173 gene encoding probable mitochondrial-processing peptidase subunit beta, mitochondrial, which codes for MTTRHLLNLTRRSPRPIHSFTSLHSLSTAVVDATGPSLPAAPPPTAMIYDRLAESVKHKLKKLEHPDHRFLQYNSPHPTPDIHTEILSAPLTRVTTLPNGLRIATESSLASKTATVGVFIDAGSRFESEESNGTAHFLEHMIFKGTERRTARELEEEIENMGGHLNAYTSREQTTYYAKVMDKDVPIALDILSDILQNSKFDEQRINRERDVILREMEEVEGQTEEVIFDHLHATAFQYTPLGRTILGPAENIRTIGKEHLRNYITSHYTSPRLVIAAAGAVKHEDIVEQVKKLFTKLSTDPTTTSDLVAKEPAIFTGSEIRMIDDGIPLAQFAVAFEGASWTDPDSIALMVMQSMLGSWNKNAGGGKHMGSELAQRVGINEIAESMMAFNTNYKDTGLFGVHAVAKPDCLDDLAYAIMYEITKLCYRVSEADTIRARNQLKSSLLLHIDGTSPVAEDIGRQLLTYGRRLSYAELFARIDSVDASTVKRVANRFIFDRDVAITAMGPVQGLPDYNWFRRRTYWLRY
- the LOC140838174 gene encoding F-box protein At5g39250-like, which encodes MPFEEILKVVFPLLEGKDLVSCMLVCKQWLETAQDDYFWKCLCARRWPSICKKSSPPTSTYHKLFKTFYKQRPGRALLPPRLSFNDLEFYIDIWSEDRLILSEVVPGPVLQKGIGTLPPGICDMLRFHLKGPEYKMTCSVQPRFNIPFDQTVSVSVLVGQRDPKKVACVINKSIFDYIDRSAHRALAFDYLDFSPAHPFVSGIRAWVSLLFMDHGDEGIVDVFGIELDFCDVADSEDQVLRLLDMLDWK